TGACGAACGCTCAGGCCGACAGGGACTATGCCCACGATCTGCACAGGGCGTACACGGCGGCGATGACCGCCATGAGCGGCGACTAGAGGGGGTGAACGCGATGATCCAGACGGGCTACAACCTGCTGAAGCGCGGCGAGGGTGAGTACACCGTCCTGACTCCGGAGCACAAGGAGTACGCCGTCGATCTGACGGCCGAGACGTGTACCTGCCCGAGGTATCAGTTCGGGCAGCGCCCCTGCAAGCACATCGAGTACGTCCGGCAGGAGACACAGCCCAAGCTCGAGAGACAACCGAGGCGGCGAAGACCCGCCCTTGGG
This sequence is a window from Armatimonadota bacterium. Protein-coding genes within it:
- a CDS encoding SWIM zinc finger family protein codes for the protein MIQTGYNLLKRGEGEYTVLTPEHKEYAVDLTAETCTCPRYQFGQRPCKHIEYVRQETQPKLERQPRRRRPALGVSVMVGGRPVTETREEFAARIERDILIDF